The following are encoded in a window of Diorhabda sublineata isolate icDioSubl1.1 chromosome 5, icDioSubl1.1, whole genome shotgun sequence genomic DNA:
- the LOC130444111 gene encoding SUMO-activating enzyme subunit 2 → MTVSEDNKKAVADAKVLVVGAGGIGCEVLKNLALSGFKTIEIIDLDTIDVSNLNRQFLFRKEHVGKPKAVVARQSILNYNPDINITAYHDSITSQDYGVNFFKKFNIVLNALDNRAARNHVNRMCLAADVPLIESGTSGYSGQVELIKKGVTQCYECQPKPPQKTFPGCTIRNTPSEPVHCIVWAKHLFNQLFGEEDPDQDVSPDTEDPEAKVEGQEHTETETGNIKRTSTRQWAQEINYDPAQLFDKFFKTDIEYLLKMENLWKTRKPPVPLSWQQAASHGGDAQEEVEVDNVKVTDMKVWSLKKCTQIFAEVTSKLKEDLKDKKFLVWDKDIGTCMDFVTACANIRAHIFSIPTQTRFSIKSIAGNIIPAIATANAMIAGLVVLNAVRVLLRQYQKCPSIYLRQKSIHSKFILAADKQITQANPKCYVCSPQPFVNVFVNVESMTVKEFEMELLKKSLNMVAPDAVLDGKGTVVISSEEGETEVNNDKKLKEIGIVDGSILKCDDFLQNYELTVAVNHYEAKEKDDPPYKVVANPDELKAKENGDAAGEKNGDDKKEAESDEDDLMIVDEDPQEGSSKRRKLNPPDEDDDISIVEA, encoded by the exons ATgacagtctctgaagataataaaaagGCTGTTGCAGATGCTAAAGTTTTGGTTGTAGGTGCAGGAGGAATCGGATGTgaagttttaaaaaacttaGCACTATCTGGGttcaaaacaattgaaatt aTTGATCTCGATACTATTGACGTAAGTAATCTTAACCGACAATTCTTATTTCGAAAAGAACATGTTGGTAAACCTAAAGCAGTTGTAGCTCGTCAAAGTATCCTAAATTATAACCCCGATATTAATATTACAGCTTATCACGACAGCATTACCag TCAGGATTATggtgttaattttttcaaaaaattcaacattgtTTTAAATGCATTAGATAACAGGGCAGCAAGGAACCACGTCAATCGTATGTGTCTAGCAGCAGACGTTCCTTTAATAGAATCTGGAACATCAGGTTATTCAGGACAAGTAGAACTAATTAAAAAAGGAGTAACTCAGTGCTATGAATGCCAACCTAAACCACCTCAGAAAACATTTCCCGGATGCACGATAAGGAACACCCCTTCTGAACCTGTACATTGCATTGTATGGGCTAAACATCTATTCAA tcaGTTATTTGGTGAAGAAGATCCTGATCAAGATGTTTCCCCGGATACAGAAGATCCGGAAGCTAAAGTGGAAGGCCAAGAACACACTGAAACTGAAACAGGAAATATTAAGAGAACATCAACAAGGCAATGGGCTCAAGAAATTAATTATGATCCTGCTCAATTGTTCGATAAGTTTTTCAAAACtgatattgaatatttgttgaaaatgg aAAACTTGTGGAAGACACGGAAGCCTCCTGTTCCACTTTCATGGCAACAAGCTGCTTCTCATGGTGGTGATGCCCAAGAAGAAGTTGAAGTAGATAATGTCAAAGTAACAGACATGAAGGTTTggtctttaaaaaaatgtacgCAGATATTTGCAGAAGTCACTTCGAAATTAAAAGAGGATTTGAAGGATAAGAAATTTTTGGTTTGGGATAAAGATATTGGAACTTGTATGGATTTCGTAACAGCTTGTGCCAATATAAGAGctcatattttttccataccTACACAAACGAGATTCTCCATCAAAT CCATCGCCGGTAACATAATTCCAGCTATTGCTACTGCCAATGCCATGATTGCTGGTTTAGTAGTACTTAATGCTGTCAGAGTGTTACTGAgacagtaccaaaaatgtccTTCTATCTATCTGAGACAAAAATCCATTCATTCGAAATTCATACTCGCCGCAGACAAACAAATAACACAAGCCAATCCGAAATGTTACGTTTGCAGTCCTCAACCGTTCGTAAACGTTTTTGTTAATGTGGAAAGTATGACAGTAAAAGAATTCGAAATGGAATTATTGAAGAAGAGTCTCAATATGGTAGCACCCGACGCTGTTTTAGACGGTAAAGGAACCGTGGTTATATCTTCGGAAGAAGGAGAAACTGAG gTGAATAACGATAAAAAACTTAAGGAAATTGGAATCGTTGATGGTAGCATCTTGAAATGTGATGATTTTCTACAGAATTACGAACTAACGGTTGCTGTTAACCATTATGAAGCTAAAGAAAAAGATGATCCACCTTATAAAGTCGTCGCTAATCCAGATGAATTGAAAGCCAAAGAAAATG gtGATGCAGCTGGTGAGAAAAATGGTGACGATAAGAAAGAAGCTGAGAGCGATGAAGATGATCTAATGATTGTAGATGAGGATCCCCAAGAAGGTTCGTCAAAACGAAGAAAACTCAACCCTCCAGATGAGGATGATGATATATCAATCGTAGAAGCCTAg